In the genome of Meles meles chromosome 2, mMelMel3.1 paternal haplotype, whole genome shotgun sequence, one region contains:
- the LOC123932533 gene encoding LOW QUALITY PROTEIN: phosphatidylinositol-glycan biosynthesis class F protein-like (The sequence of the model RefSeq protein was modified relative to this genomic sequence to represent the inferred CDS: substituted 2 bases at 2 genomic stop codons) produces the protein MKYFHLFARPVFSYFLDCSCLVFAFASSIGGYLNVGIPQITDSKRLLHTHLLCRFSIILSIFSPSFFLENFSILETHLTWLDICSVFVTAVKLVLYLVVKPNTPTKRSSLSYKMTRFLKCCIXFLMXCFFFHINFVLHGAPLTELVLETFSFAVILSTFTTVPFSCLLEPNIKAQLRIFRRNGVTIWENSLQIITISSSIGTWLGIFSSPLNWERLSQIRPISCTLGVTFGYMAGLMISPLWIHWNKKQLTYKNN, from the exons ATGAAGTACTTTCATCTCTTTGCAAGACCGGTTTTCTCCTACTTCTTAGACTGCTCATGCTTAGTTTTTGCTTTTGCCTCCTCTATTGGAGGATATCTAAATGTTGGAATTCCTCAG ATAACTGATAGCAAGAGACTACTGCATACCCATCTTTTATGCAGATTTTCAATTATCCTAAGCATCTTCAGTCCATCATTCTTCTTGGAGAACTTTTCAATATTGGAAACACACTTGACATGGTTGGACATCTGTTCTGTTTTTGTAACTGCCGTCAAGCTAGTATTATATTTAGTAGTGAAACCAAATACACCCACTAAAAGAAGTTCATTATCATACAAGATGACCAGATTTTTGAAATGCTGTATCTAATTTCTTATGTGATGCTTCTTCTTTCACATAAATTTTGTTCTACATGGAGCACCACTCACAGAGTTGGTGTTAGAAACATTTTCATTTGCAGTTATTTTGTCTACTTTTACTACTGTACCTTTTTCATGTTTGTTAGAACCAAACATCAAAGCACAGCTAAGAATTTTCAGAAGAAATGGAGTCACCATTTGGGAGAACAGTCTTCAGATCATTACAATTTCTagctctataggaacatggcttGGAATCTTTTCTAGTCCGCTCAATTGGGAAAGACTGTCGCAGATACGGCCCATCTCCTGTACACTTGGAGTGACTTTTGGCTACATGGCTGGCCTTATGATTTCACCACTGTGGATACACTGGAATAAAAAGCAACTTACATACAAGAACAATTAA